In a genomic window of Callithrix jacchus isolate 240 chromosome 22, calJac240_pri, whole genome shotgun sequence:
- the LOC100411874 gene encoding myeloid cell surface antigen CD33-like, translating into MSPADPHVSTGALPQDAGFRLEVPESVRVQEGLCVFVHCSVSYIQYGWKDSTPAYGYWFREGVSVDQDTPVATNNSTQKVQKETQGRFHLLGDPGRNNCSLSIRDARRRDDGSYFFRVERGRIKFSYKYSQLSVHVTALTHKPDILIPEFLKSGHPSNLTCSVPWACEQGTPPIFSWMSAAPTSLGPRTLHSSVLMITPRPQDHRTNLTCQVTFPGAGVATERIIQLSVSYPKMNPAIEASLEDGTGKSGTMAEVVVLAVGVVAVKILLLCLCLIILSVNFYKKAAVKAVEVQENVYTVMG; encoded by the exons ATGAGCCCAGCTGACCCTCATGTCTCTACAGGGGCCCTCCCTCAGGATGCAGGATTCCGGCTGGAGGTGCCAGAGTCCGTGAGGGTGCAAGAGGGGCTGTGCGTCTTTGTGCATTGTTCAGTCTCCTACATACAGTATGGCTGGAAAGATTCTACTCCTGCTTATGGGTACTGGTTCCGGGAAGGGGTCAGTGTAGACCAGGACACTCCAGTGGCCACAAACAACTCAACTCAAAAAGTGCAGAAGGAGACCCAGGGCCGATTCCACCTCCTCGGTGATCCCGGGAGGAACAACTGCTCCCTGAGCATCAGAGACGCCAGGAGGAGGGACGATGGTTCATACTTCTTTCGGGTGGAGAGAGGAAGAATAAAATTTAGTTACAAATATTCCCAGCTCTCTGTGCATGTGACAG CCCTGACCCACAAGCCCGATATCCTCATCCCGGAGTTCCTAAAGTCTGGCCACCCCAGCAACCTGACCTGCTCTGTGCCCTGGGCCTGTGAGCAAGGGACACCCCCCATCTTCTCCTGGATGTCCgctgcccccacctccctgggCCCCAGGACTCTCCACTCCTCAGTGCTCATGATCACCCCACGGCCCCAGGACCACAGAACCAACCTCACCTGTCAGGTGACGTTCCCTGGAGCTGGTGTGGCCACAGAGAGAATCATCCAGCTCAGTGTCTCTT ATCCTAAAATGAACCCAGCGATTGAAGCCTCCCTAGAAGATGGCACAG GGAAATCAGGAACCATGGCAGAGGTGGTTGTTTTGGCCGTGGGAGTAGTGGCTGTGAAGATCCtgcttctctgcctctgcctcatcATCCTCAG TGTCAATTTCTACAAGAAGGCAGCGGTGAAGGCAGTAGAGGTCCAGGAGAATGTATACACTGTCATGGGTTAA